Proteins from one Malaya genurostris strain Urasoe2022 chromosome 2, Malgen_1.1, whole genome shotgun sequence genomic window:
- the LOC131428816 gene encoding uncharacterized protein LOC131428816, translating to MDKWNIGPFNFKTLPPTQIREEWLKYKRNFQYIALANEEEDQTKLKYIFLAKAGPDVQEVFSSLPSADVIEDTEKTIKPFEVAIQHFDKYFAPRHHETFERHIFWTLKPSTDESLEKFLLRATEQARKCNFGTSKDTSIEISVIDKLILLAPSDLKEQLLQKEKLTLDELGKMVNAYSSVKYQASQMTSSIPGSNLNALDVAGKVIMQVIQNAQLKNKVCDKCGKTGHFAKRCRSSSGTKRTAHEQQATVKKRRRINAIDVSAKDTDEHTSNFIYSIGETEEIIWVKVGGVLAQMMIDSGSCKNIIDERTWRHLVVQGLTMRNVRKRSDLTFKPYGSHAEPLEVLRVFDADVTIQDADKLLKQ from the exons ATGGACAAGTGGAACATTGGGCCTTTTAATTTCAAAACTTTGCCTCCTACGCAGATACGAGAGGAATGGTTGAAATACAAGAGAAATTTTCAGTATATCGCACTAGCGAACGAAGAGGAAGACCAAACAAAGCTAAAATACATTTTTCTCGCGAAAGCTGGTCCAGATGTACAGGAAGTATTCAGCTCGCTCCCGAGCGCTGATGTTATAGAAGACACGGAAAAAACTATTAAACCATTCGAAGTAGCTATTCAACATTTCGATAAGTATTTTGCACCGAGACACCACGAAACCTTCGAACGACATATATTTTGGACCCTAAAACCGAGCACGGACGAGTCCTTGGAAAAGTTTTTACTTCGAGCAACTGAACAAGCAAGAAAATGCAATTTCGGAACATCGAAAGACACGAGTATAGAAATCAGTGTCATCGATAAGCTAATACTTTTGGCCCCTTCAGATTTGAAGGAACAGCTGCTTCAAAAGGAAAAGCTGACACTGGATGAACTTGGCAAAATGGTAAACGCTTACTCATCAGTGAAATATCAAGCAAGTCAGATGACAAGCTCGATACC CGGGAGCAACCTGAATGCTCTCGATGTGGCTGGAAAGGTCATCATGCAAGTGATTCAAAATGCCCAGCTAAAAAACAAAGTTTGCGATAAATGTGGCAAAACCGGACATTTTGCAAAACGCTGTAGGAGCTCATCTGGAACTAAGCGCACTGCTCACGAGCAACAAGCAACAGTGAAAAAGCGCCGTCGTATTAATGCAATCGATGTTTCTGCAAAAGACACCGACGAACATACATCGAACTTTATTTACAGTATTGGCGAAACAGAAGAAATTATTTGGGTTAAAGTCGGTGGAGTCTTAGCCCAGATGATGATCGATTCAGGATCATGTAAAAACATAATCGATGAGCGAACATGGCGCCATTTGGTAGTACAGGGTTTAACGATGAGAAATGTAAGGAAACGTTCCGATTTAACGTTCAAACCTTATGGATCACACGCAGAACCTCTGGAGGTACTGAGAGTTTTCGACGCGGATGTAACAATACAGGATGCGGACAAACTTTTGAAGCAATAA